The Geothrix sp. genome window below encodes:
- a CDS encoding L,D-transpeptidase family protein, giving the protein MPDPVAAARYRALLLGGLARAGAPVPERGTRILVVDTARQHLGLLEDGRLLFEAVISTAKNGLGCEENSYRTPTGWHRIQARIGAGAESGAVFRSRVATGEVWRGEPRDEDLILTRVLTLDGLEEGWNRGPGRDSLARFIYLHGTNQESQLGSPVSHGCVRMGNAEVADLFERVTEGDLVLIAEDLPGDGLGLGRLHFAGVAGSGMSALAQFVALKGGRASGSDRSFDRLQRPEARAQLEALGVAIHSQDGSGLEGDCAALVVSTAVEEEVPDVVAARRLGVPVIHRSELLAHLVARYRTVAVTGTSGKSTTVAMIFEILRGAGRDPSVITGGELVALQREGRWGNAWAGTSDLLIIEADESDGSVVRYHAAVGVILNLQRDHKEMGAVAEMFRTFRAQLRETVVVGESENLHEFAEGGMVFGLGSEAGLRGEALQLALEGSCFRVQGVPFRLPVPGRHNAENALAALAACHALGVPLAAMVEPLARFQGVARRFQVLGTRRGVTVVDDFGHNPAKVAASIRAAHLRVGAAGGRVLAVFQPHGYGPLKFLRADFVESFAAELAPGDRLWFLEVFYAGGTAARDISSAEVVADLTARGVAAAFAPSREWLATQLSEGARAGDLILIMGARDPSLTALAMNILQDLERSDPSLRRD; this is encoded by the coding sequence ATGCCCGACCCCGTCGCTGCCGCGCGCTACCGTGCCCTCCTGCTGGGGGGTCTTGCGCGCGCAGGGGCGCCGGTGCCGGAGCGAGGCACCAGGATCCTGGTGGTGGACACGGCCCGCCAGCACCTCGGGCTTCTGGAGGATGGCCGGCTTTTGTTCGAAGCGGTCATCTCCACGGCGAAGAACGGCCTGGGCTGCGAGGAGAACTCCTATCGCACGCCCACGGGCTGGCACCGCATCCAGGCGCGCATCGGGGCGGGGGCCGAATCGGGGGCCGTCTTCCGCAGCCGCGTGGCCACGGGTGAGGTGTGGCGGGGGGAGCCGCGCGACGAGGATCTGATCCTGACCCGGGTGCTCACTCTGGATGGCTTGGAGGAGGGTTGGAACCGGGGCCCGGGGCGGGATTCGCTGGCGCGGTTCATCTACCTGCACGGCACCAACCAGGAGTCTCAGCTGGGCTCGCCCGTCTCCCACGGCTGCGTGCGTATGGGCAATGCCGAGGTGGCCGACCTCTTCGAGCGCGTGACGGAAGGGGACCTGGTGCTCATTGCCGAGGATCTTCCCGGCGACGGTCTGGGCCTGGGCCGCCTGCATTTCGCGGGCGTGGCGGGCAGCGGCATGAGCGCCCTGGCTCAGTTCGTGGCCCTCAAAGGCGGGCGGGCCAGCGGCAGTGATCGCAGCTTCGACCGGCTCCAGCGGCCCGAGGCGCGGGCCCAGCTCGAAGCCCTCGGTGTGGCGATCCATTCCCAGGATGGCTCGGGCCTGGAAGGCGATTGCGCCGCGCTGGTGGTGTCCACCGCGGTGGAGGAGGAAGTGCCGGATGTGGTCGCGGCCCGGCGCCTGGGGGTACCGGTGATCCACCGCTCCGAGCTGCTGGCGCACCTCGTGGCGCGCTACCGCACCGTGGCCGTGACCGGCACGAGCGGGAAATCCACCACCGTGGCCATGATCTTCGAGATCCTGCGGGGCGCGGGCCGGGATCCTTCCGTGATCACAGGAGGCGAGCTGGTGGCGCTGCAGCGCGAGGGGCGCTGGGGCAATGCCTGGGCGGGGACCTCCGATCTGCTGATCATCGAGGCCGATGAAAGCGATGGCTCTGTGGTGCGCTACCACGCGGCCGTGGGCGTCATCCTGAACCTGCAGCGGGACCACAAGGAAATGGGGGCCGTGGCGGAGATGTTCCGCACCTTCCGGGCCCAGCTGCGGGAGACCGTCGTGGTGGGCGAGTCGGAGAACCTGCACGAGTTCGCCGAAGGAGGGATGGTCTTCGGCCTCGGGTCCGAGGCCGGCCTCCGCGGGGAGGCCCTGCAGCTGGCGCTGGAAGGATCCTGCTTCAGGGTGCAGGGCGTGCCGTTCCGCCTGCCGGTGCCGGGCCGCCACAACGCCGAGAACGCTCTGGCCGCCCTCGCGGCCTGTCACGCCCTGGGCGTGCCCCTGGCCGCCATGGTGGAACCGCTGGCCCGGTTCCAGGGCGTGGCCCGGCGGTTCCAGGTGCTGGGCACGCGGCGCGGGGTCACCGTGGTGGATGACTTCGGCCACAACCCGGCCAAGGTGGCCGCCTCGATCCGCGCCGCGCACCTGCGCGTGGGGGCCGCCGGTGGTCGCGTGCTGGCGGTCTTCCAGCCGCACGGCTACGGTCCGCTCAAGTTCCTCCGCGCCGATTTCGTGGAATCCTTCGCCGCGGAACTGGCACCCGGCGACCGGCTCTGGTTCCTGGAGGTCTTCTACGCGGGGGGCACCGCCGCCCGGGACATCAGCTCTGCCGAGGTCGTGGCGGACCTCACGGCCCGCGGCGTAGCTGCGGCGTTCGCGCCTTCACGGGAATGGCTGGCGACACAGCTCTCCGAGGGAGCGCGGGCGGGAGACCTGATCCTCATCATGGGCGCACGGGATCCCTCGCTCACCGCATTAGCGATGAACATCTTGCAGGATCTTGAACGATCTGACCCATCTCTGAGGCGAGACTAA
- a CDS encoding diacylglycerol kinase, with translation MKNQPFPKRFSYSLQGIRTAWQLEASFRFQSLMAVGVMALLVVLRPPAIWWALLLLNCGLVLAAELFNTALEHALDHLHPEIHPAIKISKDCAAGAVLVFSLTAVGTFLAFVWSMAVRTPWPR, from the coding sequence ATGAAGAACCAGCCGTTTCCCAAGCGATTCTCGTACAGCCTCCAGGGGATCCGCACGGCCTGGCAGCTGGAAGCCAGCTTCCGCTTCCAGAGCCTGATGGCGGTGGGGGTGATGGCACTGCTGGTTGTCCTGCGCCCTCCGGCGATCTGGTGGGCCCTGCTGCTGCTCAACTGCGGCCTGGTGCTCGCCGCCGAACTCTTCAACACGGCCCTGGAACACGCCCTCGATCATCTGCATCCGGAGATCCACCCCGCCATCAAGATCTCGAAGGACTGCGCCGCCGGCGCCGTCCTCGTCTTCAGCCTGACCGCGGTGGGGACCTTCCTGGCCTTCGTCTGGTCGATGGCCGTCAGAACACCATGGCCACGCTGA
- a CDS encoding phosphatase PAP2 family protein codes for MGSSSDPDRFSNLPRLLLDDAGHVVSAPVRWDRSDWVAVGTGAAAVVGVGLLLDRSADRFMANHATASWDRAAKDVQKLGGTPSVLIAGGTYLAGVAFKDPEVRATGIDTMVTMGLAQLLLTIPLKTVAGRSRPNEGKGTHDFHPLNGGASFPSGHTTQAFALASVISEHADRPWVSGLSYGLAGLVGLSRVEQRQHFLSDVVAGGLIGTFVGKAVVAHNQALRADARRKVSMSFSPIFQPGGYGVSVAMVF; via the coding sequence ATGGGTTCCTCTTCGGATCCTGATCGCTTCTCCAATTTGCCCCGGCTGCTGCTGGACGATGCGGGGCATGTCGTCAGCGCCCCGGTGCGCTGGGACCGCTCGGACTGGGTCGCGGTCGGAACGGGCGCCGCGGCGGTGGTGGGCGTGGGTCTGCTGCTGGACCGCTCGGCAGACCGGTTCATGGCGAACCACGCCACCGCCTCCTGGGATCGCGCCGCCAAGGATGTGCAGAAGCTCGGGGGCACGCCCAGCGTGCTGATCGCCGGGGGCACCTACCTCGCGGGAGTGGCTTTCAAGGATCCCGAAGTGCGGGCCACGGGCATCGACACCATGGTGACGATGGGGCTCGCCCAGCTCCTGCTCACGATTCCGCTGAAGACCGTGGCCGGGCGATCGAGGCCCAACGAAGGCAAGGGCACCCACGACTTCCACCCCCTGAACGGCGGGGCGTCCTTCCCTTCGGGTCACACCACCCAGGCGTTTGCCCTGGCCTCGGTCATCTCCGAGCACGCGGACCGTCCCTGGGTCTCCGGCCTTTCCTATGGGCTGGCAGGGCTGGTGGGCCTGTCGCGCGTGGAACAGCGGCAGCACTTCCTGTCCGATGTGGTGGCGGGGGGCCTGATCGGCACCTTCGTGGGCAAGGCGGTGGTGGCCCACAATCAAGCCCTGCGGGCCGATGCGCGCCGGAAGGTGTCCATGTCCTTCTCGCCCATCTTCCAACCGGGCGGCTACGGCGTCAGCGTGGCCATGGTGTTCTGA
- a CDS encoding aconitase family protein yields the protein MLNDPILFPGRILFLTEDPAAMARQLAGEDLDPAEAGPLRDQISTDEITPAFICYHFDEKLGDFPYLGLKCGEVFPVKEGSVRAGGFAVSVAGRRRGKGSSREASPYAELCAGLRLVIAESFERIYRQNAQNLGLLTSTDFGLIPRIRRGEAIPLAEFTEGLDSVTAEIVRRGGLFAYNAARLSGEVVPPLPSHGPRPMTYAEKLLARHAVVDAAAGQVGLPAVKPGDGLFVKADWRFSHEYVTPMAARFLEKALGPGAALRDPARILAFRDHLTFLHHSMKAEHRALGLLKVAEGLKPAQEAFCAKHGIRLHGELPDGSGSEGICHSIMTERYACPGQVVVGTDSHTPHAGALGCLAFGIGTTDIACAWVTGDVRVTVPPTLRVRLEGRLRPGVSAKDLVLHLLAQPFIREGGAIGHVVEYQGPALADLDTDERATLTNMAAEIGGFTGLIAPDGETVRFVQERRGVDLVLESWMVGDEGADYAQTLTVDCGALGPMLARPGDPGNGVALADLGEPVSIDIAYLGSCTGGKREDLHRAYEVVKAAATEGRRVPEGVQFFVQCGSEDVRRHAAEQGWLAAFEAVGAVVLGSSCGACINAGPGISTRPDQVTISAINRNFPGRSGPGRMWLASPATVAASALAGRITGP from the coding sequence ATGCTGAACGACCCGATCCTCTTCCCCGGCCGGATCCTCTTCCTGACGGAAGATCCCGCCGCGATGGCGCGTCAGCTGGCTGGCGAGGACCTGGATCCTGCCGAAGCAGGCCCCCTGCGGGACCAGATCAGCACCGACGAGATCACGCCGGCCTTCATCTGCTACCACTTCGACGAGAAGCTGGGCGACTTCCCCTACCTGGGCCTGAAGTGCGGCGAGGTCTTCCCGGTGAAGGAAGGCTCCGTGCGCGCGGGCGGCTTCGCCGTCAGCGTGGCGGGCCGGCGCCGGGGCAAGGGCAGCAGCCGGGAGGCCAGCCCCTACGCCGAGCTGTGCGCGGGCCTCCGCCTCGTGATCGCGGAGAGCTTCGAGCGCATCTACCGTCAGAACGCCCAGAACCTGGGCCTGCTCACCAGCACCGACTTCGGCCTCATTCCGCGGATCCGCCGGGGCGAGGCCATCCCGCTCGCCGAATTCACCGAGGGCCTTGATTCCGTCACGGCGGAGATCGTGCGCCGCGGCGGGCTCTTCGCCTACAACGCCGCCCGTCTGTCCGGAGAGGTGGTGCCGCCCCTGCCCTCGCATGGCCCGCGCCCCATGACCTATGCCGAGAAGCTGCTGGCCCGCCACGCGGTGGTGGACGCGGCGGCCGGGCAGGTGGGGCTTCCGGCGGTGAAGCCCGGCGACGGCCTCTTCGTGAAGGCCGACTGGCGATTCAGCCATGAGTATGTGACCCCGATGGCCGCCCGTTTTCTGGAGAAGGCCCTGGGGCCCGGGGCCGCCCTCCGGGATCCGGCCCGCATCCTGGCCTTCCGGGACCACCTCACCTTCCTGCACCACAGCATGAAGGCCGAGCACCGGGCCCTGGGCCTGCTGAAGGTGGCCGAGGGCCTGAAGCCCGCGCAGGAGGCCTTCTGCGCGAAGCATGGCATCCGCCTGCACGGCGAACTGCCCGACGGTTCCGGCAGCGAGGGCATCTGCCACTCGATCATGACCGAGCGCTACGCCTGTCCCGGCCAGGTCGTGGTGGGCACGGACTCGCACACGCCCCACGCCGGGGCCCTGGGCTGTCTCGCGTTCGGCATCGGCACCACGGACATCGCCTGCGCCTGGGTGACGGGGGATGTGCGGGTCACGGTGCCGCCCACGCTCCGCGTGCGGCTGGAGGGCAGGCTGCGTCCCGGTGTCTCCGCCAAGGACCTGGTGCTGCACCTCCTGGCCCAGCCCTTCATCCGCGAGGGCGGCGCCATCGGCCATGTGGTGGAGTACCAAGGTCCGGCCCTGGCGGACCTCGACACCGACGAGCGGGCCACCCTCACCAACATGGCTGCGGAGATCGGCGGGTTCACGGGGCTCATCGCGCCGGATGGGGAGACGGTGCGCTTCGTGCAGGAGCGCCGCGGCGTGGACCTGGTGCTGGAATCCTGGATGGTCGGCGACGAGGGGGCCGATTACGCCCAGACCCTCACCGTGGACTGCGGGGCCCTGGGGCCCATGCTGGCCCGGCCCGGCGACCCGGGGAACGGGGTGGCCCTGGCGGACCTGGGCGAACCGGTATCCATCGACATCGCCTACCTGGGCAGCTGCACCGGCGGCAAGCGCGAAGACCTGCACAGGGCCTATGAGGTGGTGAAGGCGGCTGCCACCGAGGGGCGGCGGGTGCCCGAGGGCGTGCAGTTCTTCGTCCAGTGCGGCAGCGAGGATGTGCGCCGCCATGCGGCTGAGCAGGGCTGGCTCGCGGCTTTCGAGGCCGTGGGGGCCGTGGTGCTGGGCAGCTCCTGCGGGGCCTGCATCAACGCGGGCCCCGGCATCTCCACCCGCCCGGACCAGGTGACCATCAGCGCCATCAACCGCAACTTCCCGGGCCGCAGCGGGCCGGGCCGGATGTGGCTGGCCAGTCCGGCCACCGTCGCCGCCAGCGCGCTGGCAGGGCGCATCACGGGGCCTTGA
- a CDS encoding VOC family protein, whose translation MAQATLPAIGTFCWPELATTDLKAAQAFYGDLLGWRAREVPSSMGNYAIFSLGDRQAAGLCAQGEEQLKHGVPPNWLSYVSVTSADATAAKARELGAQILAGPFDVMEEGRMAVIQDPAGAVFAIWQPRNHKGASAYMEPGAFCWTELATTDAQAAQAFYPQIFGWTAKPPSDPAMPYFEWVLEGTHFGGMMEITEHWGPAWKEIPSHWMIYFMVKDVDERTAQAQALGATIRVPPRDIPKVGRFAVIADPQGAVFSLFQGTL comes from the coding sequence ATGGCCCAGGCCACTCTTCCCGCGATTGGAACCTTCTGCTGGCCCGAGTTGGCCACCACCGACCTCAAGGCCGCCCAGGCCTTCTACGGGGATCTGCTCGGCTGGCGCGCCCGCGAGGTCCCCAGCTCCATGGGGAACTACGCCATCTTCTCCCTGGGGGACCGGCAGGCGGCGGGTCTCTGCGCCCAGGGCGAGGAGCAGCTCAAACACGGAGTCCCCCCGAACTGGCTCTCCTATGTGTCCGTCACCAGCGCCGACGCGACGGCCGCGAAGGCCAGGGAACTGGGTGCCCAGATTCTCGCGGGGCCCTTCGATGTGATGGAGGAGGGACGGATGGCCGTGATCCAGGATCCGGCTGGCGCGGTCTTCGCGATCTGGCAGCCCCGGAACCACAAGGGCGCCTCGGCGTACATGGAACCCGGCGCCTTCTGCTGGACCGAACTCGCCACCACGGATGCCCAGGCCGCCCAGGCCTTCTACCCGCAGATCTTCGGCTGGACCGCCAAGCCGCCCAGCGACCCCGCCATGCCCTACTTCGAGTGGGTGCTGGAGGGAACCCACTTCGGCGGCATGATGGAGATCACCGAGCACTGGGGGCCGGCCTGGAAGGAGATCCCCTCCCATTGGATGATCTACTTCATGGTCAAGGATGTGGATGAGCGGACCGCCCAGGCCCAGGCCCTCGGCGCCACCATCCGGGTGCCCCCACGCGACATCCCCAAGGTGGGTCGCTTCGCCGTCATCGCGGATCCGCAGGGGGCCGTCTTCTCGCTCTTCCAGGGTACGCTCTAG
- a CDS encoding DUF1292 domain-containing protein, which produces MAHEGHEHGPDCNHDHDDSFEIEVVELEDENGEKEEFAILEELEFEGRNFAILAPLAELQAQEEGTADPEEGLSLEIFEVKDDMFTPLEDEELAERLMKHLDEQEAKLKAEEEKD; this is translated from the coding sequence ATGGCTCACGAGGGTCACGAACACGGACCGGACTGCAACCACGATCACGACGATTCCTTCGAGATCGAAGTCGTTGAACTCGAAGACGAGAATGGCGAGAAGGAAGAGTTCGCGATTCTCGAAGAGCTCGAGTTCGAAGGCCGGAACTTCGCCATCCTCGCGCCCCTGGCCGAGCTGCAGGCCCAGGAAGAGGGCACTGCGGATCCCGAGGAGGGCCTGAGCCTGGAGATCTTCGAGGTCAAGGACGACATGTTCACGCCCCTCGAGGACGAAGAGCTGGCCGAGCGCCTCATGAAGCACCTCGACGAGCAGGAAGCCAAGCTCAAGGCCGAGGAAGAGAAGGACTGA
- the flgA gene encoding flagellar basal body P-ring formation chaperone FlgA — MRTAALLLLAPALVAQAPVSPAERLADAAVAFAQAEAAKLGGAHTFKIAQPPRVPVVRAGALTFEPSHLSKREPLGRFFVVVALKVDGEKVGMARVDLDGSWVGTVLRAKGDLARKTELSADQVESSPFEGVPPEGALTAIPEGQRLMRSVISGKILTRADLEPVPLVQSGDKVRLTATHDSLSITLDTTARSRGGLGDRVRLEAPGARRQVTAVITGPGEAKLP, encoded by the coding sequence ATGCGTACCGCGGCCCTGCTCCTCCTCGCGCCGGCCCTGGTGGCTCAGGCGCCCGTCTCCCCGGCCGAGCGCCTGGCCGATGCGGCCGTGGCGTTCGCCCAGGCCGAGGCGGCCAAGCTGGGCGGGGCGCACACCTTCAAGATCGCCCAGCCTCCCCGGGTGCCGGTGGTGCGGGCCGGGGCCCTCACCTTCGAGCCCTCCCACCTGAGCAAGCGCGAGCCCCTGGGCCGGTTCTTCGTGGTGGTGGCCCTCAAGGTGGACGGCGAAAAAGTCGGCATGGCCCGGGTGGATCTGGATGGCAGCTGGGTGGGCACGGTGCTGCGCGCCAAGGGGGACCTGGCCCGCAAGACCGAACTCTCCGCGGACCAGGTGGAGTCCAGCCCCTTCGAGGGCGTGCCCCCGGAGGGGGCCCTGACGGCGATTCCCGAGGGTCAGCGCCTCATGCGCTCAGTGATCTCCGGGAAGATCCTCACCCGGGCCGACCTGGAGCCCGTGCCCCTGGTCCAGTCCGGCGACAAGGTGCGCCTGACGGCCACCCACGATTCGCTCAGCATCACCCTGGACACCACCGCCCGCAGCCGGGGCGGCCTGGGGGACCGGGTGCGCCTGGAGGCTCCCGGGGCCCGGCGGCAGGTCACCGCCGTCATCACCGGACCGGGCGAGGCTAAGCTCCCGTAG
- the flgG gene encoding flagellar basal-body rod protein FlgG, whose amino-acid sequence MMRAMWSAAAGMNVQQYNMDTISNNLANVNTTGFKKARAEFQDLLYQTVNLAGTNSSTSSTIPAGIQLGHGAKLQSLMRQFSTGNLRQTANRFDMAIEGDGFFRVTQPDGTLAYTRDGGFTTDQNGALVNSAGYLLDPQITIPQDALSVTIAGDGTVSVTQPGQTQPQQVGQITLSHFVNPTGLNQLGRNLLQPTLASGEAIDGTPGSDGLGTINQGFLEVSNVDVAEEMVNMIIGQRAYEANSKTIRTVDDMLSLLNNLKR is encoded by the coding sequence ATGATGCGAGCGATGTGGTCGGCGGCGGCGGGCATGAATGTCCAGCAGTACAACATGGACACCATCTCCAACAACCTGGCGAATGTGAACACCACGGGCTTCAAGAAGGCCCGGGCGGAGTTCCAGGATCTGCTCTACCAGACCGTGAACCTGGCGGGCACGAACTCCAGCACCAGCAGCACGATCCCGGCCGGCATCCAGCTGGGCCACGGCGCGAAGCTGCAGAGCCTCATGCGGCAGTTCAGCACCGGCAACCTGCGCCAGACGGCCAACCGCTTCGACATGGCCATCGAGGGCGACGGCTTCTTCCGGGTCACCCAGCCGGACGGCACCCTGGCCTACACCCGGGATGGCGGCTTCACCACGGACCAGAACGGCGCCCTGGTGAATTCGGCGGGCTACCTGCTGGATCCCCAGATCACCATCCCCCAGGACGCCCTGAGCGTGACCATCGCCGGGGACGGCACCGTGAGCGTCACCCAGCCCGGCCAGACCCAGCCCCAGCAGGTGGGCCAGATCACCCTGTCGCATTTCGTCAACCCCACGGGCCTGAACCAGTTGGGCCGGAACCTGCTGCAGCCCACCCTGGCCAGCGGCGAGGCCATCGACGGCACGCCCGGCTCGGACGGTCTGGGCACCATCAACCAGGGCTTCCTGGAAGTCTCCAATGTGGATGTGGCCGAGGAGATGGTGAACATGATCATCGGCCAGCGGGCCTACGAGGCCAACTCGAAGACCATCCGCACCGTGGACGACATGCTCAGCCTGCTGAACAACCTCAAGCGGTAG
- a CDS encoding flagellar hook-basal body protein codes for MDSGYYVAAGSLKARAFQLDVVANNLANAATVGYKPDQPFFAVFNKAAGSGRKLPLSGSVNDGVVFGETGVVTTQGALRATGRSLDVAIEGNAFLMVRTPGGDRATRDGRLQMGQGGQIQAMDGSPLLGKNGQPITVDPKNGTVSITADGTVSQKEQVLGQLDLKAYEKPGALKRTGALRFDPAGAAEAPVTGTVTQGHLEQSAVDTASTMVEMIRLNRLFELSMKVASTLTNDLDSRSINDVAITR; via the coding sequence ATGGACTCCGGATACTATGTCGCCGCTGGCAGCTTGAAGGCTCGGGCCTTCCAGCTGGATGTGGTGGCGAACAACCTGGCGAATGCGGCGACCGTGGGCTACAAGCCCGATCAGCCCTTCTTCGCCGTCTTCAACAAGGCCGCGGGCAGCGGGCGGAAGCTGCCCCTGAGCGGCAGCGTGAACGATGGGGTGGTGTTCGGGGAGACCGGCGTGGTCACCACGCAGGGTGCCCTCCGGGCCACCGGCCGTTCCCTGGATGTGGCCATCGAAGGCAACGCCTTCCTGATGGTGCGCACCCCCGGTGGAGACCGGGCGACCCGGGATGGCCGCCTCCAGATGGGCCAGGGGGGACAGATCCAGGCCATGGACGGCAGCCCATTGCTGGGCAAAAACGGCCAGCCCATCACCGTCGACCCCAAGAACGGCACGGTCTCCATCACGGCCGACGGCACCGTCTCCCAGAAGGAGCAGGTGCTGGGCCAGCTGGACTTGAAGGCCTATGAGAAACCCGGTGCCCTGAAGCGCACCGGCGCCCTTCGCTTCGATCCTGCCGGGGCGGCGGAGGCCCCCGTCACGGGCACGGTCACCCAGGGTCACCTGGAGCAGAGCGCCGTGGATACGGCCTCCACCATGGTCGAGATGATCCGCCTGAACCGGCTCTTCGAGCTGAGCATGAAGGTGGCCTCGACCCTCACGAACGATCTCGATTCGCGCTCGATCAACGATGTCGCGATCACCCGCTAG
- a CDS encoding cold-shock protein yields the protein MAQGTVKWFNAEKGFGFITPDDGGADLFVHHSAIETTGFRTLDENQRVSFQVGQGQKGPQATNVNKL from the coding sequence ATGGCTCAGGGAACCGTCAAGTGGTTCAACGCCGAAAAGGGTTTCGGATTCATCACCCCCGATGACGGTGGTGCGGATCTGTTCGTTCATCACTCCGCGATCGAGACCACGGGCTTCCGCACCCTGGACGAGAATCAGCGCGTCAGCTTCCAGGTTGGTCAGGGCCAGAAGGGCCCCCAGGCGACCAACGTCAACAAGCTGTAA
- a CDS encoding NlpC/P60 family protein: protein MKMGRGAGKILMALLVLTAACSRAPRPLPERTSPERPRGVVARALPRLGYTLQAGAFAKVENAARFAESLQAQGLEATYYASGEGLYRVRFGDFATREKARARGEALTRAGVIEAFWVVAPDGSAPGASGRPQVHPTDERGLRASLVETARGYLGVPYLFGGTTERGFDCSGLTGAVYRLNGLRLPRSSQAQFEVGSPVDLGQARAGDLLFFAPGGGRVSHVGLYVGQGAFIHAPSAGRGICQDQLSDRYYQKAFVGARTYL, encoded by the coding sequence ATGAAGATGGGGCGGGGAGCCGGGAAGATCCTCATGGCCCTGCTGGTGCTGACGGCGGCCTGCAGCCGCGCGCCGCGCCCCCTGCCGGAGCGGACCTCGCCGGAGCGGCCCAGGGGCGTGGTCGCGCGAGCCCTCCCCCGCCTGGGCTACACGCTGCAGGCGGGCGCCTTCGCCAAGGTGGAGAACGCCGCGCGCTTCGCGGAATCTCTGCAGGCCCAGGGACTGGAGGCCACCTACTACGCTTCGGGTGAAGGCCTCTACCGGGTGCGCTTCGGTGACTTTGCCACCCGGGAGAAGGCGCGGGCCAGGGGCGAGGCCCTGACGCGCGCAGGCGTGATCGAGGCCTTCTGGGTGGTGGCGCCGGACGGTTCGGCCCCGGGGGCTTCGGGCCGTCCGCAGGTCCACCCGACGGACGAGCGGGGCCTGCGGGCCAGTCTGGTGGAGACCGCCCGGGGCTACCTGGGTGTGCCCTACCTGTTCGGGGGCACCACGGAGCGGGGGTTCGACTGCTCCGGCCTCACGGGGGCGGTCTACCGGCTGAACGGGCTGCGGCTGCCGCGCTCATCCCAGGCCCAGTTCGAGGTGGGCAGCCCGGTGGATCTGGGGCAGGCCCGGGCAGGCGACCTCCTGTTCTTCGCCCCGGGGGGTGGGCGGGTGAGCCATGTGGGGCTCTATGTGGGGCAGGGGGCCTTCATCCACGCCCCCTCGGCCGGGCGCGGGATCTGTCAGGATCAGCTTTCGGACCGCTACTACCAGAAGGCCTTCGTGGGGGCCCGGACCTATCTCTGA
- a CDS encoding alpha/beta hydrolase, with translation MAHGARRFAMLRPMPRAIFALLLLLAAPAFAQEPAPEPLGVALENHPYPHPVRFFPVTVEGQDLRMAYMDVAPTGPANGQAVLLLHGKNFFGAYWAGTIQALSAAGYRVVVPDQIGFGRSPKPDLHYSFELLAQTTKALLDSLGVAKVTVVGHSMGGMLAVRYALLYPAATVRLVLENPIGLEDYRVKVPFTSVDATYKSMLTPTREGLDRFYRTYFATWRPEFGLWADLAWRATLSGEWPRAAKASALTYDMIYTQPVVQDFPRLTVSTLLVIGQADRTTLGRGALTPEVLATLGRYPELGRRAQAAIPGAKLVALDGVGHIPHLEAPERFHAALLAFLK, from the coding sequence ATGGCACACGGGGCGCGCCGGTTTGCTATGCTCCGGCCCATGCCTCGCGCCATCTTCGCCCTCCTGTTGCTGCTCGCCGCCCCGGCTTTCGCCCAGGAACCTGCTCCAGAACCCCTGGGCGTGGCGCTGGAGAACCACCCCTATCCCCATCCCGTGCGCTTCTTCCCGGTGACGGTGGAGGGGCAGGACCTGCGGATGGCGTACATGGATGTGGCGCCAACGGGTCCCGCCAACGGCCAGGCGGTGCTGCTGCTCCACGGGAAGAACTTCTTCGGGGCCTACTGGGCGGGCACGATCCAGGCTCTATCGGCGGCGGGGTATCGGGTGGTGGTGCCGGACCAGATCGGCTTCGGCCGGTCACCCAAGCCCGACCTCCACTACAGCTTTGAGCTGCTGGCGCAGACCACGAAGGCCTTGCTGGACAGTCTGGGCGTGGCGAAGGTGACGGTGGTGGGCCACTCCATGGGCGGCATGCTGGCGGTGCGCTACGCGCTGCTCTATCCGGCGGCCACGGTGCGGCTCGTGCTGGAGAACCCCATCGGCCTGGAGGACTACCGCGTGAAGGTGCCCTTCACCAGCGTGGACGCCACCTACAAATCCATGCTCACGCCCACGCGGGAGGGGCTGGACCGCTTCTACCGCACCTACTTTGCCACCTGGAGGCCCGAGTTCGGCCTCTGGGCCGACCTGGCGTGGCGGGCCACGCTCAGCGGCGAGTGGCCCCGGGCGGCCAAGGCTTCCGCCCTGACCTACGACATGATCTACACCCAGCCCGTGGTGCAGGACTTCCCGCGCCTCACGGTGTCCACCCTGCTGGTCATCGGGCAGGCGGACCGCACGACGCTGGGGCGCGGGGCGCTGACGCCCGAGGTGCTGGCCACGCTGGGCCGCTATCCCGAGCTGGGGCGCCGCGCGCAGGCCGCCATCCCCGGTGCGAAGCTCGTGGCGCTCGATGGCGTGGGCCACATCCCCCACCTGGAGGCACCGGAGCGCTTCCACGCAGCGCTGCTGGCGTTCCTGAAGTAG